In Pseudoalteromonas marina, a genomic segment contains:
- the queG gene encoding tRNA epoxyqueuosine(34) reductase QueG, which produces MSNLTPDYPKLAQQIKAWGKELGFSEVGITDIDLSKHEQQLQRWLDAGFHGSMDYMAAHGMKRARPDELIPGTQRVISVKMNYLPPDAGFAKTLKNKQKAYISRYALGRDYHKLIRNRLKKLGQKIEQEVGEYGFRPFVDSAPVLERQLAEKAGLGWRGKHSLLINKEAGSWFFLGELFIDLPLPIDNENTFEGCGKCVACITLCPTGAIVEPYVVDARKCISYLTIEHQGPIPEQYRALLGNRVYGCDDCQLVCPWNRYGQITDERDFHPRTQLKDKDLLELFSWDETTFLKNTEGSPIRRIGHERWLRNLAVGLGNANFDPGIVSALEQKIDGCSDLVKEHIQWALEQQNNKQPSLRKTQRLIRIVEKGLPRDA; this is translated from the coding sequence GTGAGCAACCTAACTCCTGACTACCCTAAATTAGCCCAGCAAATAAAAGCATGGGGAAAAGAACTCGGCTTTAGCGAAGTAGGGATCACTGATATAGATTTGAGTAAGCATGAACAACAGCTTCAACGTTGGCTTGACGCCGGGTTTCATGGCTCAATGGATTATATGGCGGCACATGGAATGAAACGCGCTCGCCCTGACGAGCTTATTCCTGGCACACAACGTGTTATATCGGTAAAAATGAACTACCTGCCCCCCGATGCTGGCTTTGCTAAAACATTAAAAAACAAACAAAAAGCCTATATTAGCCGTTACGCACTTGGCCGAGACTACCATAAATTAATTCGTAATCGATTAAAAAAGCTCGGCCAAAAAATAGAACAAGAAGTAGGTGAATATGGTTTTAGACCCTTTGTTGATTCAGCCCCTGTATTAGAGCGCCAATTGGCTGAAAAAGCGGGACTGGGCTGGCGTGGTAAACATTCATTACTAATAAACAAAGAAGCTGGATCGTGGTTTTTTTTAGGTGAATTGTTTATTGATTTACCTTTACCTATTGATAATGAAAATACCTTTGAAGGCTGCGGTAAGTGTGTAGCCTGCATAACCTTATGTCCTACAGGTGCAATTGTAGAGCCTTATGTGGTTGATGCGCGTAAGTGTATTTCATACTTAACAATAGAACACCAAGGCCCTATCCCTGAGCAATACAGAGCCTTATTAGGTAACCGAGTTTATGGCTGCGACGACTGTCAATTAGTTTGCCCTTGGAACCGCTACGGACAAATAACCGACGAACGAGACTTTCATCCGCGTACGCAGTTAAAAGACAAAGACTTGCTTGAGCTGTTTAGTTGGGATGAAACCACATTTTTAAAAAATACCGAAGGCAGCCCAATTCGCCGAATTGGTCATGAACGTTGGTTACGTAATTTAGCTGTTGGTTTAGGTAATGCAAACTTTGACCCTGGCATTGTTAGCGCGTTAGAACAAAAAATTGATGGTTGTAGTGATCTAGTAAAAGAGCATATTCAGTGGGCACTGGAGCAGCAAAACAATAAACAACCCTCACTTAGAAAAACGCAAAGGCTGATCAGGATAGTGGAAAAAGGCTTACCACGAGATGCATAA